A genomic window from Streptomyces mirabilis includes:
- the eccB gene encoding type VII secretion protein EccB, translating to MASRRDQLNAYTFAKRRMLASFVQSSPDGSEEGAPRPLRAVLPGTLVGVIIMAAFGAWGMFKPTAPQGWNAVGEKVIIASKSTTRYVVLKTDGKVQLHPVLNMASAKLLLKTGKGDVVTVDESILDRGTIPRGVTIGIPYAPDRLPAASEAGSAKRWAVCERPSAGGGSIQKAAFVLASRDMDKTEGSKQKLGGGELLYVVGPDKTRYIVDASGTSYEVDKNDELLLRTLVGSGREPQRVSKEWLETLHQGDPITFPKVEGQIGTAAGVQGSLSAEANKVGMVLKAPNGASEQYYLVERGKVAPVSDFTAKLLLNSSDLVGLGQAGTALDVSAGAFVPSAAGFAADHTWPSRMPVPVNEADASDGHRNTVCNVLRDVDKDKGRTTLSTWAGTEFPATLPTGSSSAYVTPGSGQLYRQFQGEETTAGGVFLVTDTGLRYAMQSNDDSATNDAGIGTTAKERKQLEQEARLAQISLGYSDVDPAPIPAAWSQFLPTGPRLSTSAARQPQGS from the coding sequence ATGGCATCTCGGCGGGACCAGCTCAACGCCTACACCTTCGCGAAGCGACGCATGCTGGCGTCCTTCGTCCAGTCGTCTCCCGACGGTTCGGAGGAAGGGGCACCGCGCCCGTTGCGTGCCGTGCTGCCGGGCACCCTCGTCGGCGTGATCATCATGGCCGCGTTCGGAGCGTGGGGGATGTTCAAACCGACCGCGCCGCAAGGCTGGAACGCCGTCGGCGAGAAGGTGATCATCGCCAGCAAGTCCACCACCCGTTACGTGGTGCTCAAGACCGACGGCAAGGTCCAACTGCACCCGGTCCTCAACATGGCCTCCGCGAAGCTCCTGCTCAAGACGGGCAAGGGTGACGTCGTCACCGTCGACGAGTCGATCCTCGACAGGGGCACCATCCCGCGCGGGGTCACCATCGGCATCCCCTACGCCCCCGACCGGCTTCCCGCCGCGTCCGAGGCGGGCTCCGCGAAGCGCTGGGCCGTCTGCGAACGCCCCAGCGCGGGCGGCGGGTCCATCCAGAAGGCCGCGTTCGTCCTGGCCTCACGCGACATGGACAAGACCGAAGGAAGCAAGCAGAAGCTGGGGGGCGGCGAACTGCTGTACGTCGTAGGCCCGGACAAGACCCGCTACATCGTCGACGCGAGCGGAACGTCGTACGAGGTCGACAAGAACGACGAGTTGCTGCTGCGCACGCTCGTCGGCTCCGGCCGCGAACCGCAGCGGGTGTCCAAGGAGTGGCTGGAGACCCTGCATCAGGGCGACCCCATCACCTTCCCGAAGGTCGAGGGGCAGATCGGCACCGCCGCCGGTGTCCAGGGCAGCCTGTCCGCCGAGGCGAACAAGGTCGGCATGGTGCTCAAGGCGCCCAACGGCGCGAGCGAGCAGTACTACCTCGTCGAGCGGGGCAAGGTGGCTCCCGTCTCGGACTTCACCGCCAAACTGCTTCTGAACAGCAGTGACCTGGTCGGCCTCGGCCAGGCCGGCACGGCCCTCGATGTCAGCGCCGGAGCCTTCGTGCCCAGTGCGGCCGGGTTCGCCGCGGACCACACCTGGCCGAGCCGTATGCCCGTCCCCGTCAACGAGGCGGACGCGTCGGACGGGCACCGCAACACCGTCTGCAACGTCCTGCGCGACGTCGACAAGGACAAGGGCAGGACGACGCTCAGCACTTGGGCGGGCACGGAATTCCCGGCCACCCTCCCGACCGGGTCCTCCAGCGCGTACGTCACGCCTGGCTCCGGTCAGCTCTACCGCCAGTTCCAGGGCGAGGAGACCACGGCGGGCGGTGTCTTCCTGGTCACCGACACCGGACTGCGCTACGCGATGCAGTCCAACGACGACAGCGCCACGAACGACGCGGGCATCGGCACCACGGCCAAGGAGCGCAAGCAACTCGAGCAGGAGGCCCGCCTGGCCCAGATCAGCCTGGGCTACTCCGACGTGGACCCGGCGCCCATCCCGGCCGCCTGGTCCCAGTTCCTGCCCACCGGCCCCCGTCTGTCGACATCGGCGGCACGCCAGCCGCAGGGCTCGTAG
- a CDS encoding WXG100 family type VII secretion target — protein MSGDDKAPKELTDRQRVDVQVGQVDAVSGVSNVMHDAFGFKRVRLLTYGKVTDFEDHQLNAMIDLVHQANPADLEHAGETLAKASKAINEAAVELRRHLKHAGEDWQGVAGEAFQKWGESLATHTESLATYADGAGVQVTAAATGLASVRSSLPPRDTRPALDQKKPGQLPLLQQFEGNKQYAEAVQVEKDRQEAINQMNRLASFYSVSGSELAKLDPPAFQSMPDVGMPPAYEAPSGGTNGHTRHSDLSSVHQPVAGVSEGSHVSHSESDSGNGRLPSAHPAVDTGVDPHRPPVGTEINSVGTLPPETAKPAPVLPLPRQRDPVRLLGECSRP, from the coding sequence GTGAGCGGGGACGACAAGGCGCCGAAGGAGCTGACTGACCGGCAGCGCGTCGACGTTCAGGTCGGCCAGGTCGACGCGGTGTCCGGGGTGTCGAACGTGATGCACGACGCGTTCGGATTCAAGCGCGTCCGCCTGCTGACGTACGGGAAGGTCACGGACTTCGAGGACCACCAGCTCAACGCCATGATCGACCTGGTCCATCAGGCGAACCCCGCCGATCTGGAGCACGCCGGCGAGACGTTGGCGAAGGCGAGCAAGGCGATCAACGAAGCCGCCGTGGAGCTCCGACGTCACCTCAAGCATGCGGGTGAGGACTGGCAGGGCGTGGCCGGTGAGGCTTTCCAGAAGTGGGGAGAGAGCCTCGCCACGCACACCGAGAGCCTGGCCACGTACGCCGACGGCGCCGGGGTGCAGGTCACGGCCGCCGCGACGGGGCTCGCATCCGTGCGCAGCTCGCTGCCGCCCCGGGACACCCGCCCCGCCCTCGACCAGAAGAAGCCGGGGCAGCTCCCGCTACTCCAGCAGTTCGAGGGCAACAAGCAGTATGCCGAGGCGGTCCAGGTCGAGAAGGACCGGCAAGAGGCGATCAACCAGATGAACCGCCTCGCCTCCTTCTACTCGGTGTCCGGGTCCGAACTGGCGAAGCTGGACCCGCCGGCCTTTCAGTCGATGCCGGATGTGGGGATGCCGCCTGCGTACGAGGCGCCGAGTGGAGGCACCAATGGTCACACGCGCCACTCCGACCTGAGCTCAGTGCACCAGCCGGTTGCGGGTGTGAGCGAAGGCAGCCATGTGTCCCACAGCGAGAGCGATTCCGGGAACGGCCGTCTTCCCTCTGCGCATCCCGCTGTGGACACAGGTGTCGATCCGCACCGCCCCCCTGTCGGTACGGAGATCAACAGCGTTGGCACGCTGCCGCCAGAAACCGCGAAGCCGGCGCCAGTGCTCCCCCTTCCACGGCAACGGGACCCGGTGCGCCTTCTGGGGGAATGCTCCCGCCCCTAG
- a CDS encoding putative T7SS-secreted protein: MGLGDLVNAGLGKLEDGVDAGKKLVGEGVEWGAHKVGDGLQAVGADGWADKVEDLGDNIASDLGASVGEQQLGETDQANELVHGNPASIRAAAKHLTGFHAAFDSVGQGMRSLDSSHWQGESADTFREKFAMHPPKWLHAADACEAAGKALDGYADTVKWAQGRAQEAIGLYKKGKKASEQAVEAYNKRVDAYNAAIKADKDPGPPLEQFKDPGRSDIQSARQILADARRQRDEAGRVATQAVTAALKHAPAEPPPLDRLESDALDGYGAVNTEVLHFTGGVIKGSAGLINFVRGLNPQDPYNITHPADYLQHVSMTLSGLVSTAAHPERVPEALIDSFKKDPSEALGRLVPQLIGTDGAGLAVGGLRTAVREGVETGAANMATNGLKYGDELAAAPKDWSNLARSTDHVSEKAIHADSVDPKLAQEFTDDQFPWLKDVNRTGHPGYTQNCSHNVDAVNRNLDGEQVGAAPKQSPDHVPPEVLGLKDRPKGHYDMVNSYDDVIRDLQARGEGSRSVMYISRSDGSAHVFNAVNTPHGVVFLDGQSGTLGVLEKNVSSIGHIPYRDGVK; the protein is encoded by the coding sequence ATGGGGCTCGGGGATCTGGTCAACGCCGGGCTGGGCAAGCTTGAGGACGGCGTCGACGCGGGCAAGAAGCTCGTCGGCGAGGGCGTCGAGTGGGGCGCCCACAAGGTCGGGGACGGTCTGCAGGCCGTCGGGGCCGACGGGTGGGCCGACAAGGTCGAGGACCTCGGCGACAACATCGCCTCCGACCTGGGCGCGAGTGTCGGAGAGCAGCAGCTCGGTGAGACCGACCAGGCGAACGAGCTGGTACACGGCAATCCGGCGTCGATCCGGGCCGCCGCCAAGCACCTGACGGGCTTTCACGCCGCCTTCGACTCGGTCGGCCAGGGAATGCGCTCGCTGGACTCCTCGCACTGGCAGGGCGAGTCCGCCGACACCTTCCGCGAGAAGTTCGCCATGCATCCCCCCAAGTGGCTGCACGCCGCGGACGCCTGCGAGGCCGCCGGCAAGGCGCTGGACGGCTACGCGGACACGGTCAAGTGGGCGCAGGGTCGGGCCCAGGAGGCGATCGGCCTCTACAAGAAGGGCAAGAAGGCCTCCGAGCAGGCGGTGGAGGCCTACAACAAGCGCGTCGACGCGTACAACGCCGCGATCAAAGCGGACAAGGACCCCGGACCCCCTCTGGAGCAGTTCAAGGACCCCGGCCGCAGCGACATCCAGAGCGCCCGCCAGATCCTGGCGGACGCGCGCCGCCAGCGGGACGAAGCCGGTCGTGTCGCCACGCAGGCGGTCACCGCGGCCCTGAAGCACGCCCCGGCCGAGCCGCCGCCGCTCGACCGGCTGGAGTCCGACGCGCTCGACGGCTACGGCGCGGTCAACACCGAGGTCCTCCACTTCACGGGCGGAGTGATCAAGGGGAGCGCGGGGCTGATCAACTTTGTCCGCGGTCTGAACCCCCAAGACCCTTACAACATCACTCACCCGGCCGATTACCTGCAGCACGTCAGCATGACCCTGTCCGGTCTGGTCTCGACGGCCGCGCACCCGGAGCGCGTTCCCGAAGCCCTCATCGACAGCTTCAAGAAGGACCCCTCGGAAGCCCTCGGCAGGCTCGTTCCTCAGCTCATCGGCACCGACGGCGCGGGGCTGGCGGTAGGAGGTCTGCGGACCGCGGTCAGGGAGGGGGTGGAGACCGGTGCGGCGAACATGGCCACCAACGGGCTGAAGTACGGCGACGAACTCGCCGCCGCGCCGAAGGACTGGAGCAATCTCGCCCGCAGCACGGACCATGTGTCCGAGAAGGCGATCCACGCCGACTCGGTGGATCCGAAACTCGCCCAGGAATTCACCGACGATCAGTTTCCCTGGCTCAAGGACGTCAATCGGACGGGACATCCCGGCTACACCCAGAACTGCAGTCACAATGTGGATGCCGTGAACAGGAACCTGGACGGCGAACAGGTCGGCGCGGCTCCGAAGCAGAGTCCGGATCACGTGCCGCCGGAGGTGCTCGGGCTCAAGGACAGGCCCAAGGGCCACTACGACATGGTCAACAGTTACGATGACGTCATTCGCGACCTGCAGGCCAGGGGCGAGGGTTCGAGGAGCGTCATGTACATCAGCCGTTCCGATGGTTCGGCGCATGTGTTCAACGCGGTGAACACCCCGCACGGAGTGGTTTTCCTCGACGGCCAGTCCGGGACCCTGGGAGTACTCGAAAAGAATGTGTCGTCGATCGGCCATATTCCATATCGCGACGGAGTCAAGTAA
- a CDS encoding WXG100 family type VII secretion target encodes MADGRKLDDAHVQKLQTNVIDRYDNVKKHLQKLQGCIDMIEANWTGFGANAFKTKQHEINEHMAGIGRMLDDFLNGIQLTKQDKNKLEDELHSTISSIEVDAGAKTSALNLY; translated from the coding sequence ATGGCTGACGGCCGCAAGCTAGATGACGCACACGTACAAAAGCTCCAGACGAACGTCATCGACCGGTACGACAACGTCAAGAAGCACCTGCAGAAGCTCCAGGGATGCATCGACATGATCGAGGCCAACTGGACGGGCTTCGGCGCCAACGCGTTCAAGACCAAGCAGCACGAAATCAACGAGCACATGGCCGGGATCGGGCGCATGCTCGACGACTTCCTGAATGGAATCCAGCTCACCAAGCAGGACAAGAACAAGCTCGAGGACGAACTCCACTCCACGATCTCCAGCATCGAAGTGGACGCCGGTGCGAAGACGTCGGCGCTCAACCTTTACTGA
- a CDS encoding PQQ-binding-like beta-propeller repeat protein, which yields MAVLLIGALCVGSWLLWRGDDGSAGAAGKPAALSKQGPLDIRETVENRPANIAGRMAFRFSADDMQAGESHAMPGMWATDKILAKGINRTLVGFKIGKDATTGDENWRIRLAGPICGTTRHVTVGDRTAVLFRAGVGTHAPCDHLAFVDLDTGKKLWEARFSKVNALYDTPSVTMTRATVVVAWGKGSQAYDMDQGKLLWTSTPTPKCKDGGLAGGRALLIRTDCFDEKSLAESYRVRNVDPRTGKVTWTYQVAEGVQSVYLVSAEPAVLAVAAGDVEITDLISLDDHGKYRATIRVEGGHYVADCVDGEEDGAVDNCPTIVVGDGQVFLTSREDPDGTIVNNSNWIIGFDLATGKTVKKFESGRDQLLYPLRMSGDQLLALRESSDHISPMGLVSLNPRTGKETPYLYFDLPSEAWTLTAPTLNDIIVQNGRLFFGTKQASGPSTDKKKVWEWLVLGVGSAG from the coding sequence GTGGCAGTCCTCCTGATCGGGGCGCTGTGCGTGGGCAGTTGGCTCCTCTGGCGCGGTGACGACGGCTCGGCCGGGGCAGCCGGCAAACCGGCGGCCCTCTCGAAGCAAGGCCCCCTGGACATCAGGGAGACGGTCGAGAACCGACCCGCGAACATAGCTGGACGCATGGCCTTCCGGTTCTCCGCCGATGACATGCAGGCCGGTGAATCGCACGCGATGCCGGGCATGTGGGCGACGGACAAGATCCTTGCCAAGGGCATCAACAGAACCCTCGTGGGTTTCAAGATCGGCAAGGATGCCACCACGGGCGACGAGAACTGGCGCATCCGACTCGCCGGACCGATCTGCGGTACGACGCGTCATGTGACCGTTGGGGACCGCACGGCGGTCCTGTTCCGGGCCGGTGTCGGCACCCATGCACCCTGCGACCACCTGGCCTTCGTCGACCTCGACACGGGCAAGAAGCTTTGGGAGGCCCGGTTCTCCAAGGTGAACGCCCTCTACGACACGCCGAGTGTGACTATGACGCGTGCCACGGTCGTCGTGGCGTGGGGCAAGGGCTCGCAGGCGTATGACATGGACCAGGGAAAACTGCTCTGGACGAGTACCCCTACCCCCAAGTGCAAGGACGGGGGCCTGGCCGGCGGACGTGCCCTGCTCATCCGGACCGACTGCTTCGACGAGAAGAGCCTCGCCGAGTCGTATCGGGTCCGGAACGTGGACCCCCGCACGGGCAAGGTCACATGGACGTATCAGGTCGCCGAGGGCGTCCAGAGCGTCTACCTGGTGTCCGCCGAACCCGCCGTCCTCGCCGTGGCGGCGGGTGACGTCGAGATCACCGACCTGATCTCCCTCGACGACCACGGCAAGTACCGCGCCACGATTCGTGTCGAAGGGGGCCACTACGTCGCCGACTGTGTCGACGGCGAGGAGGACGGGGCGGTGGACAACTGCCCGACGATCGTGGTCGGAGACGGCCAGGTCTTCCTGACGAGCAGGGAGGACCCCGACGGAACCATCGTGAACAACTCCAACTGGATCATCGGATTCGACCTCGCGACAGGGAAGACGGTCAAGAAGTTCGAATCAGGTCGTGACCAATTGCTGTATCCCCTGCGGATGAGCGGTGACCAGCTCCTGGCACTTCGTGAGAGCAGCGACCACATCTCGCCCATGGGACTCGTCAGCCTGAACCCGCGAACCGGCAAGGAAACCCCGTACCTCTACTTCGATCTGCCCTCCGAAGCCTGGACGCTCACAGCCCCGACGCTGAACGACATCATCGTGCAGAACGGACGGCTCTTCTTCGGCACGAAGCAGGCGAGTGGGCCGAGTACTGACAAGAAGAAGGTGTGGGAGTGGCTGGTTCTCGGGGTGGGGAGTGCGGGGTAG
- a CDS encoding YrhB domain-containing protein has product MDRPDQRAAVWLAHTYRGLVELSVPRPVHETPTAWMFACRTLNQPGYPATPMLAASVVVPKDGSSPFHPSASDPLADLDPADGQKAAARVADQARRINARGCVVTVHSAIDGAPSTPLPWQPSDEAPGWWARLTRRYFPAFEQVAVSDWDSVIRAVAEPGPDTRGLVWVRRELGGAEATGNLLYAHNHKGQVVFLDAQVGGLAKLDPSDALRDVVLMRAVPRAQPPRRPWEAEAHDYSSALRKAQLWLDQAYHGEAELVDPAPQDEIRRGWVFACNTKRHLRDGRWQDAMLDAALVVPREATAPFGLPNSDPWTWLQRWDAGETPGSAGFPVSPPPGHAAWFEPTLSGLGSVLSATEHADWATVMDELSGFPVEARAVIWVRRVDASGRESVGRLLNAVHTAHGVMLVDGSTDSAVAFDQVGIRGLHVIRYR; this is encoded by the coding sequence ATGGACCGCCCCGACCAGCGGGCCGCGGTCTGGCTGGCCCACACCTACCGCGGCCTCGTCGAACTGTCTGTCCCCCGTCCGGTGCACGAGACCCCCACCGCCTGGATGTTCGCCTGCCGCACCCTGAACCAACCGGGCTACCCCGCCACGCCCATGCTGGCGGCCTCGGTCGTGGTCCCGAAGGACGGGAGTTCGCCGTTCCACCCGTCGGCCAGCGATCCCCTCGCGGACCTGGACCCGGCCGACGGGCAGAAGGCGGCCGCGAGGGTCGCCGACCAGGCCCGCAGGATCAACGCACGCGGTTGCGTGGTGACCGTGCACTCCGCCATTGACGGCGCTCCGTCGACCCCGTTGCCCTGGCAGCCGTCGGACGAGGCCCCCGGGTGGTGGGCCAGGCTCACGCGGCGCTACTTCCCGGCCTTCGAGCAGGTGGCAGTGAGCGACTGGGACTCGGTGATCAGGGCGGTGGCCGAACCGGGCCCGGACACCCGAGGCCTGGTCTGGGTCCGCCGGGAACTGGGCGGCGCCGAGGCGACCGGCAATCTGCTGTACGCGCACAACCACAAGGGCCAGGTCGTGTTCCTGGACGCCCAGGTAGGGGGTCTGGCGAAGCTCGACCCGTCCGACGCGCTGCGCGACGTGGTCCTCATGCGCGCCGTACCTCGGGCACAGCCCCCGCGCCGGCCCTGGGAAGCGGAGGCACACGACTACTCGTCCGCGCTCCGCAAGGCGCAACTCTGGCTGGACCAGGCGTATCACGGAGAGGCCGAACTGGTCGATCCCGCACCGCAGGACGAGATCCGGCGAGGCTGGGTCTTCGCGTGCAACACAAAACGCCATCTGCGCGACGGACGCTGGCAGGACGCCATGCTCGACGCCGCGCTGGTCGTACCCAGGGAAGCAACCGCTCCGTTCGGCCTTCCCAACTCCGACCCATGGACCTGGCTGCAACGCTGGGACGCCGGCGAGACTCCCGGATCCGCGGGATTCCCCGTCTCGCCGCCTCCCGGTCACGCGGCATGGTTCGAACCCACCCTGTCCGGCCTGGGGTCCGTCCTGTCCGCGACCGAACACGCGGACTGGGCAACGGTGATGGACGAACTCTCGGGTTTCCCGGTCGAGGCCCGAGCCGTGATCTGGGTCCGTCGAGTCGACGCGAGCGGCCGGGAGTCTGTCGGCCGACTGTTGAACGCGGTGCACACGGCGCACGGCGTGATGCTGGTCGACGGTTCCACGGATTCTGCCGTGGCGTTCGATCAGGTCGGAATCCGTGGTCTGCACGTCATCCGTTATCGCTGA
- a CDS encoding S8 family serine peptidase: MTTVGATLGALAVMSVGLAPAAAADDIQSQQWYLDAMNAQGLWKVSTGKGISVAVVDTGVNPDTNSLKGQVLPGVDATGTTGDETDDYAGHGTSMAELIAGTGRGGGLKGVAPGAKIIPIRTVLLGIGKKGEQKGDTSAKAIRAAADSDAKIINMSFGTYSEDDGEREAVQYAQSKGKLLIAAVGNAADIAKNYIGYPAKYPGVVGVSAINENGEVAKFSQDGAYVDLASPGVDVPTWCDKTFKSYCAQSNGTSQAAAITSGAAALIWAAHPKWTANQVLRVMIDTAGRDWPKSTPSRYLGYGTIRPAQVLLKGKGVPGAADVDPVTNKKTPGPSVGASPSASASTSSQASNSTSDGRTSAAGSSSDSSGNTTLWVALGAAAAVVVIGGGAFAVIRSRRGV; the protein is encoded by the coding sequence GTGACCACCGTGGGCGCGACGCTGGGTGCTTTGGCCGTCATGTCCGTCGGGCTGGCCCCCGCTGCGGCTGCCGACGACATCCAGTCACAGCAGTGGTACTTGGACGCGATGAACGCCCAGGGGCTGTGGAAAGTCAGCACGGGCAAGGGCATTTCGGTCGCTGTCGTCGACACCGGTGTGAACCCGGACACGAATTCGTTGAAGGGCCAGGTACTGCCTGGAGTCGACGCCACGGGAACCACAGGTGACGAAACGGACGACTACGCCGGCCACGGCACGTCGATGGCCGAGCTGATCGCAGGGACCGGCCGTGGTGGTGGGCTCAAGGGAGTGGCACCCGGAGCCAAGATCATCCCAATCCGCACGGTACTCCTCGGAATTGGCAAGAAGGGTGAGCAGAAGGGCGACACTTCAGCGAAGGCCATCCGAGCTGCTGCCGATTCCGACGCAAAGATCATCAACATGTCGTTCGGTACGTATTCCGAGGACGACGGTGAACGTGAAGCCGTGCAGTACGCGCAGAGCAAGGGGAAGCTGCTCATCGCCGCTGTGGGTAACGCTGCCGATATCGCAAAGAACTACATCGGCTATCCCGCCAAATACCCCGGCGTGGTCGGAGTCTCGGCGATCAACGAAAACGGCGAGGTAGCCAAGTTCTCGCAGGACGGCGCGTACGTGGACCTTGCCTCGCCGGGCGTGGACGTACCGACCTGGTGTGACAAGACCTTCAAGTCCTACTGCGCGCAGAGCAATGGCACGAGTCAGGCCGCCGCCATCACCTCCGGCGCCGCAGCCCTCATCTGGGCCGCCCACCCCAAGTGGACCGCCAACCAGGTCCTCCGCGTGATGATCGACACCGCCGGCCGGGACTGGCCGAAGAGCACTCCGAGCCGGTACCTCGGCTACGGCACGATCCGTCCTGCGCAGGTTCTCCTGAAGGGCAAGGGCGTTCCCGGAGCCGCCGACGTCGACCCCGTCACGAACAAGAAGACGCCCGGCCCGTCCGTCGGCGCTTCGCCCTCCGCTTCCGCATCAACCTCGTCACAAGCCTCGAACTCCACTTCTGACGGCCGGACTTCAGCGGCAGGATCAAGCTCGGATTCCTCCGGCAACACCACGCTGTGGGTCGCTCTCGGAGCCGCGGCGGCGGTCGTGGTGATCGGCGGCGGGGCCTTCGCGGTGATTCGCTCACGGCGAGGCGTATGA
- a CDS encoding serine protease: MLSKSEAVALAAEFVKAMYPDKVASLVMLPDKCEEYGFAWAIRFDWKEHLETGNPVDAPFTSVVVVPHHGEAAHWPPTALPVAEYMRRREVGDWPSVDRRSGGY, translated from the coding sequence ATGTTGAGCAAGTCCGAAGCAGTCGCATTGGCCGCCGAATTCGTCAAGGCGATGTATCCGGACAAGGTGGCTTCCTTGGTGATGCTCCCGGACAAGTGCGAGGAATACGGCTTCGCCTGGGCCATTCGGTTCGACTGGAAGGAGCACCTCGAGACGGGGAATCCCGTGGATGCGCCCTTCACCTCCGTCGTCGTCGTGCCACACCATGGTGAGGCGGCGCATTGGCCGCCGACCGCGCTTCCGGTGGCGGAGTACATGCGCCGACGCGAGGTGGGCGACTGGCCGAGCGTCGACCGGCGCTCCGGGGGTTACTGA
- the mycP gene encoding type VII secretion-associated serine protease mycosin — MAATLLASTAGVALAPLAAADTSTDQCTFPNKKYAGRPWALQRVLLDELWSQSKGKGVRVAVIDTGVDVKNPQLTHAVDTAAGLNLLPKKLKDDNGDPIPRGKENGTTDTVGHGTRVAGIIAARPLSGTGFVGLAPESTIIPIQQNDAEGHGTAKTLAEAIRDAIRAKANVINISQDTSNAVKPAPDLQRAVDEALAADIVVVASAGNDGLGGNDKDTYPASYPGVLAVAASDRNNERASFSQSGDFVGVAAPGVDMISTVPKGGHCSDNGTSFSAPYVAGVAALIKAKHHDWTQQQIVAQIEQTAERSVAGHDRLVGWGVVDPVRALTEDDHPIESPDPHEGLSKAEAPTPAKLQLGETPDERNARLATYVAVGAAVLLAGLSGTAVAVRDARRRKRRVAGAE, encoded by the coding sequence ATGGCCGCGACACTGCTCGCTTCCACTGCCGGCGTCGCCCTCGCACCGCTCGCGGCCGCGGACACGTCCACGGACCAGTGCACCTTCCCGAACAAGAAGTACGCGGGCCGCCCTTGGGCGCTGCAACGCGTCCTGCTGGACGAACTGTGGAGCCAGTCAAAGGGCAAGGGCGTACGGGTGGCCGTGATCGACACGGGCGTGGACGTGAAGAACCCGCAGCTCACCCACGCCGTGGACACGGCGGCCGGTCTCAACCTCCTCCCGAAGAAACTGAAGGACGACAACGGAGACCCGATCCCACGCGGCAAGGAGAACGGCACGACGGACACCGTCGGCCATGGCACCCGCGTCGCGGGCATCATCGCGGCCCGGCCCCTCTCCGGTACCGGATTCGTGGGCCTGGCTCCCGAGTCCACGATCATCCCCATCCAGCAGAACGACGCGGAGGGGCACGGCACGGCCAAAACCTTGGCCGAGGCCATCCGCGACGCGATCCGGGCCAAGGCCAACGTCATCAACATCTCCCAGGACACCTCGAACGCGGTGAAACCGGCCCCGGACCTGCAACGGGCGGTGGACGAGGCACTGGCCGCCGACATCGTGGTCGTGGCCTCGGCGGGCAACGACGGCCTGGGCGGCAACGACAAGGACACCTATCCGGCCTCGTACCCCGGCGTCCTGGCGGTCGCCGCCTCGGACCGCAACAACGAACGCGCCTCCTTCTCGCAGTCCGGCGACTTCGTGGGCGTGGCGGCCCCCGGCGTGGACATGATCTCCACCGTCCCCAAGGGCGGCCACTGCTCCGACAACGGCACCAGCTTCTCGGCCCCGTACGTCGCCGGAGTCGCCGCTCTGATCAAGGCGAAGCACCACGACTGGACCCAACAGCAGATCGTGGCCCAGATCGAACAGACCGCCGAACGCTCGGTGGCGGGCCATGACCGCCTGGTCGGCTGGGGAGTGGTCGACCCGGTCCGCGCCCTGACGGAGGACGACCACCCCATCGAGTCCCCCGACCCTCACGAGGGCCTCTCGAAGGCCGAGGCCCCGACCCCGGCAAAACTGCAACTGGGCGAAACCCCGGACGAACGGAACGCACGACTGGCGACGTATGTGGCCGTGGGGGCGGCGGTCTTGCTGGCGGGGCTCAGCGGGACGGCGGTGGCGGTGCGGGACGCGCGGCGCAGGAAGCGGCGGGTGGCGGGGGCGGAGTGA
- a CDS encoding WXG100 family type VII secretion target produces MTGTPHLQDLAVKYGVLDALATELGGLAKQLESDLTELKQGVHNAAEGWAGDAYDAFQRKSREWDNHTSAIHQALLSITQKVHQAGGDYRGGDKKAASFFD; encoded by the coding sequence ATGACCGGCACGCCACACCTCCAGGATCTTGCCGTCAAGTACGGCGTCCTGGACGCGCTCGCCACTGAACTCGGCGGCCTGGCCAAGCAACTCGAGAGCGATCTCACCGAGCTGAAGCAGGGCGTACACAACGCGGCCGAGGGCTGGGCCGGCGACGCCTACGACGCCTTCCAGCGGAAGTCGAGGGAGTGGGACAACCACACCAGCGCCATCCACCAGGCACTGCTCTCCATCACGCAAAAGGTGCACCAGGCCGGCGGCGACTACCGCGGCGGCGACAAGAAGGCGGCCAGCTTCTTCGACTGA